DNA from Paraburkholderia sp. BL10I2N1:
TCGGCGTGATTTCCTGGCGCAGCGGCTCGCCGACCTGCTGACGGCGCCAGCGGTTGCGCAGCGCCACCGCGACTGCCTTCTTCGCCCGGCCCTGGCCAATAATGTGTTTATCCAGCTCCGAGACGATCTCGGCGGGGGTCATTGTGCTCATCGTGGGTCCTTACTCGATCGTCTCGATGACGCGGTTGTGGTTCGTGTAGATACACATATCGCCGGCAATCTCCAGCGACTTTTCGACGATCTCGCGCGGCGAAAGATCCGTGTTGTCGGCGAGCGCCCTCGCCGCGGCCTGTGCGTACGCGCCGCCCGAGCCGATTGCGCAGATGCCGCCTTCGGGATCGAGCACGTCGCCATTACCGGTGATGACGAGCGTGGTGCTGGCGTCGGCCGCGATCAGCATGGCTTCGAGGCGACGCAGCATGCGGTCGGTGCGCCAGTCTTTGGCGAGTTCGACGGCGGCGCGCGTGAGGTTGCCCTGGTGCTTTTCGAGTTTTGCCTCGAACCGGTCGAGCAGCGAGAAGGCGTCGGCTGTGCCGCCGGCGAAACCGACCAGCACCTTGCCGTTATAGATGCGCCGGACTTTTTTCGCGCCGCCCTTCATGACGATATTGCCAAGCGTTACCTGGCCGTCACCGCCTAGCGCGACCTTGTCGCCGCGCCGCACGGAAACGATCGTCGTGCCGTGAAATTGCTCCATATGCGTTCCTTTTGCAAAACGGGAAGGACGCAGCAGCGCTACTGCGCCACCACTTGAATCAGGGGAAACGGACGGGCGCGACACCGCAACAGAAACGACCCGGCGCGCGCTCGTGCAACGCATGTCGAATTTATTTTAGGGCGTGCGTCGGCTTATCAAGAGTTGGCCGAACGGACAGGCGCGGAAAAAACGCGGAAGAGGTGGGGTCAAAACAGGAAGCGTGCACGCTTCGAAAGAAAAAAGCGCACGGAACACCGTGCGCCTCGCGACGAAGCAGCGTTTGGGGGCGCGGGCCGAAGCCGCGCCGAGGGCGGTCAGTCGCCGAACAGCTTCTGGCGCAGTTCGCGGCGTTCCTGTGCTTCGAGCGACAGGGTAGCCGTGGGCCGTGCGAGCATACGCGGAATGCCGATCGGCTCGCCGGTTTCTTCGCACCAGCCGTAATCGCCCGATTCGATGCGTGCGAGCGACTGCTGAACCTTCTTCAGCAGCTTGCGTTCGCGGTCGCGCGTGCGCAGTTCGAGCGCATGCTCTTCCTCGATCGTCGCGCGATCGGCCGGGTCAGGCACGATCACGGTTTCGCGCAGGTTTTCGGTCGTCTGGCCCGCATTGCGGAGAATTTCCGCCTGCAGCTGTTCGAGCTTGTTCTTGAAGAAAGCGAGCTGATCCTCATTCATGTAATCCTTGTCGCTCATCTTCAGGATTTCGGCTTCGGTCAAGAGTCGTTTCGTCGTCATCTGGCTTGCTTCTTCAATGTGAGGCAAAACTCATACGTATTGCCCGCTCTTTCGTGTTGCCCGCAACGACGCCTCAATTGACGCTCAACTGAGCGTCGGCGAACACGGACGGTGGGCTGTCGTGACGCCGAAGGCGCCGATGCGGGGCCGAACTCCTCTGGAAACCGGTCTTCAGATGCTCCTGAGGCATTACTTCTACCGGCAACGCGCTCCCCGATACCAGCGTGCCGGCCGGCTGTCGGCGTCATTTCCGGATGAGATTTTCCGGCGCCTCGTTTCACACCCGGCATACCCGGCACAGGCTGCGCGGTCCGGGCAATTCGTTGTCATTCTCCAGTGGGCACGTATTGTAACTGAATCACAATCTGGCACTGCAACCGAGGTAAAACCCTGCTGCATTCATCGTTATCGTGAAAATATAACGCGCCGACGATCAAAAAGCGATGGTCGTGCACGTATTCCCGCAGCAGGGTTTTCACGTGCTTTTCACACGTGCCGAATAGCCAGCGGGCCCGAGCGCCAGAACCGGCCCGCTTTTCGCCTCGAGGTTCAGGCGAGGCAGGCGTCCAGGCCGTCGGTGATCAGGTCCTGCGGCAGTTCGATGCCGATGAACACCATCTTGCTGTTCTTCTTTTCGATCGGCTGCCACTTCGAAGCCAGGTCGCTGCCCATCATCTGGTGCACACCCTGGAATACCACCTTGCGGTCGACGCCCTTCATGTACAGCACGCCCTTGTAGCGCAGCAGGCGCTCGCCGTAGATCTGCAGGATGCCGCCGAGGAAATCTTCGAGGCGGTTTGGGTCGAACGGACGTTCGCTGCGGTAGACGAACGACTTGATCTTGTCGTCGTGGTGCGCGTGGTGATGATTGCCGTGGTCATGCCCTTCATGATCGCAATGGCCGTGATCGTGATCGCAATTCTCGTGATCATGGTCATGGTCATGATCGTGGTGCGCATGGACATGGTCGTCTTCGGCGAGAAACTCCGGATCGATTTCGAGCTTCGCGTTCAGGTTGAAGCCGCGCAGGTCGAAGATTTCCTTGATTTCGGCTTCGCCGAAATTGACGACCCTGATCGCCGCCTTCGGGTTCATGTGCAGCAGGCGATGCCGCAGATCACCGATTGCCTGTTCCTCTACCAGATCGGCCTTCGTAATGAACAGACGATCGGCGAAACCCACCTGGCGCTGCACGACTTCGTGCTCATCGAGCTGCTGGTTGGCGTGCTTCGCGTCGACCAGCGTGATGATTGCGTCGAGCAGGAATTCGTCGGCGATCTGGTTATCCATGAAGAACGTCTGCGCCACCGGGCCCGGGTTCGCGAGACCCGTCGTTTCGATCACGACGCGGTCGAAATCCAGTTCGCCTGCCTGCTTTTTCGCGGCCAGATCGCCCAGCACGCGCGCCAGATCCCCGCGGATCGTACAGCAGATGCAGCCATTGCTCATCTGGATGATCTGTTCGCTGACGTCCTGCACGAGAATTTCGTTGTCGATGTTCTCTTCGCCGAACTCGTTTTCGATCACGGCGATTTTCATGCCGTGCTTTTCGTTCAGGATGCGCTTGAGCAGCGTGGTTTTGCCGCTGCCGAGAAAGCCGGTCAGGATAGTGACGGGAATCATGTTTATCGCCTGTTTAAATGCGGGAATCGGGTGCGGGGCCGCTTCAGGCGGCCGCTCAATCGGGTCAGCTATTGAAACATATCTGTCAAGCCACCGCTCGGGGCAGGCCTGAAGCCCTGCCGCGAGAGCGGGAAATAAACCGAAACTATGGGCGATCAGGCGATTTGCAACAACAGGCCTTTCAGATACTCGCCTTCGGGGAACGCCGTCAGCAGCGGATGATCGACGCCCGCGCCGAGGCGTTTCAGGATCCGGGCGTCGACGCGCGCGTCGGACGCCGCGCTCGCGACGATCTTCTGGAACAGTTCGGCATCGATCGCGCCGGAGCACGAATAGGTGAACAGCAGGCCGCCCGGACGCAACAGCTTGAGGGCGGTCAGGTTGATGTCCTTGTAGGCGCGCGCCGCGCGGTCCACGTGTTCACGCGACGGCGCGAATTTCGGCGGATCGAGCACGATCAGGTCGAAACGCTCGCCTTCGTCGAAGAGCCGCCGCAGCGTCTTGAATGCGTCGGCGTCGAGCCACGTGGCGCGAGCAGCGTCAAAACCGTTGGCCACGACGTTCTGCTGCGCCAGCGCCAGCGCCTCGCCCGACGAATCGATCGACACCACCCGCTTCGCGCCGCCTTTGAGTGCGGCAAGTGAAAAGCCGCCGGTGTAGCAGAAGCAGTTGAGCACGTCGCGGTCCTGCGCCAGTTCCTGAACGAGCGCGCGGTTATCGCGCTGGTCGACATAGAAGCCGGTCTTGTGGCCATTGTGCACGTCGACGTGATAGCGCACGCCGTTCTCGCTGGCGATCAGCGTGCCCGACGGCGCGTCGCCGGCCAGCACGCCGGTCGTCTGTTCGAGGCCTTCCTTCTCGCGGATCGACACGTCGGAGCGTTCATACACGTTCGGGCAACCGGTCGCGCCTGTGAGCGCGCCGACAATCGCCTCCTTCCACGCTTCGACGCCCGCCGCCATGAACTGGCAGACGAGCTGTCCGCGCTGTGTGGCGTCGTCGGCGATGTAGTAGTCGACGATCAGGCCCGGCAGGCCATCCGCTTCGCCGAAGATGAGCCGCACGGCACCGGTGTTGTGCACCATCGAGCGGCGGTGGGCAAGCGCGCGTTGCACGCGGCGCTTGAAGAACGCGTGATCGATGGGTTCAGCTTCGTCGAAGCTCCAGACGCGCGCGCGAATCTGCGAATGCGGACTGTACGCCGCGCGCGCCAGAAAGCGGCCGTCGTGCGCCCGGACGATGACGGTGGCACCGGCTTCCGGCTTTCCGTCGATGCGCTCGATCGCGTTCGCATAGACCCACGGATGGCGGCGCAGCAGCGATTTCTCTTTCGACGGTTTCAGCGTAACGGTATTCATGGTTTAACTTCGCGAGGCATTCGTGATATCGGGAATCAAAAGGGGAGCCAAAGGCCGCACAGTGCGGAAAGTCCGCTGCGTCTGCGGCG
Protein-coding regions in this window:
- the dksA gene encoding RNA polymerase-binding protein DksA, which codes for MTTKRLLTEAEILKMSDKDYMNEDQLAFFKNKLEQLQAEILRNAGQTTENLRETVIVPDPADRATIEEEHALELRTRDRERKLLKKVQQSLARIESGDYGWCEETGEPIGIPRMLARPTATLSLEAQERRELRQKLFGD
- a CDS encoding class I SAM-dependent rRNA methyltransferase — protein: MNTVTLKPSKEKSLLRRHPWVYANAIERIDGKPEAGATVIVRAHDGRFLARAAYSPHSQIRARVWSFDEAEPIDHAFFKRRVQRALAHRRSMVHNTGAVRLIFGEADGLPGLIVDYYIADDATQRGQLVCQFMAAGVEAWKEAIVGALTGATGCPNVYERSDVSIREKEGLEQTTGVLAGDAPSGTLIASENGVRYHVDVHNGHKTGFYVDQRDNRALVQELAQDRDVLNCFCYTGGFSLAALKGGAKRVVSIDSSGEALALAQQNVVANGFDAARATWLDADAFKTLRRLFDEGERFDLIVLDPPKFAPSREHVDRAARAYKDINLTALKLLRPGGLLFTYSCSGAIDAELFQKIVASAASDARVDARILKRLGAGVDHPLLTAFPEGEYLKGLLLQIA
- a CDS encoding GTP-binding protein, producing MIPVTILTGFLGSGKTTLLKRILNEKHGMKIAVIENEFGEENIDNEILVQDVSEQIIQMSNGCICCTIRGDLARVLGDLAAKKQAGELDFDRVVIETTGLANPGPVAQTFFMDNQIADEFLLDAIITLVDAKHANQQLDEHEVVQRQVGFADRLFITKADLVEEQAIGDLRHRLLHMNPKAAIRVVNFGEAEIKEIFDLRGFNLNAKLEIDPEFLAEDDHVHAHHDHDHDHDHENCDHDHGHCDHEGHDHGNHHHAHHDDKIKSFVYRSERPFDPNRLEDFLGGILQIYGERLLRYKGVLYMKGVDRKVVFQGVHQMMGSDLASKWQPIEKKNSKMVFIGIELPQDLITDGLDACLA
- the hslV gene encoding ATP-dependent protease subunit HslV → MEQFHGTTIVSVRRGDKVALGGDGQVTLGNIVMKGGAKKVRRIYNGKVLVGFAGGTADAFSLLDRFEAKLEKHQGNLTRAAVELAKDWRTDRMLRRLEAMLIAADASTTLVITGNGDVLDPEGGICAIGSGGAYAQAAARALADNTDLSPREIVEKSLEIAGDMCIYTNHNRVIETIE